Proteins from one Podarcis raffonei isolate rPodRaf1 chromosome 1, rPodRaf1.pri, whole genome shotgun sequence genomic window:
- the LOC128402599 gene encoding spexin prohormone 2-like isoform X2 codes for MPNQTFDHISVIEASDKRPASMGNPIARNWGPQSMLYLKGRYGRRYASSDSEEQYYKLDLDDLNAVMKNYQHSAPQKFLNIRRK; via the exons ATGCCAAACCAAACCTTTGATCACATTTCGGTGATAGAAGCGAGTGACAAAAGACCTGCCAGCATG GGTAATCCAATAGCAAGAAACTGGGGTCCACAATCAATGCTGTATCTCAAGGGAAGAT aTGGTAGAAGATATGCTTCGTCTGATAGTGAAGAACAGTATTACAAGCTTGACTTGGATGATTTGAATGCAGTTATGAAAA ATTACCAACATTCAGCACCACAGAAATTCCTGAACATCAGAAGAAAATGA
- the LOC128402599 gene encoding spexin prohormone 2-like isoform X1, with protein sequence MPNQTFDHISVIEASDKRPASMKVKTALVCAFVIMMVFFVVESSHTPKGNPIARNWGPQSMLYLKGRYGRRYASSDSEEQYYKLDLDDLNAVMKNYQHSAPQKFLNIRRK encoded by the exons ATGCCAAACCAAACCTTTGATCACATTTCGGTGATAGAAGCGAGTGACAAAAGACCTGCCAGCATG AAAGTTAAAACAGCATTAGTTTGTGCTTTTGTCATCATGATGGTCTTTTTCGTAGTTGAATCATCCCACACCCCAAAG GGTAATCCAATAGCAAGAAACTGGGGTCCACAATCAATGCTGTATCTCAAGGGAAGAT aTGGTAGAAGATATGCTTCGTCTGATAGTGAAGAACAGTATTACAAGCTTGACTTGGATGATTTGAATGCAGTTATGAAAA ATTACCAACATTCAGCACCACAGAAATTCCTGAACATCAGAAGAAAATGA